In Candidatus Binatia bacterium, the following proteins share a genomic window:
- a CDS encoding HAMP domain-containing sensor histidine kinase, with protein sequence MVTASILAIVLIPGFGVADYFMYRPHFAILFGTRLVSLAMSGAILGLLQGRFGRRHPGWLGMALGVEAGLAIAVIPVYLTGVDTSHYVGMALLILSVAAMLPWEPLQLTLLAILLAAMFVTGALLNGVIPSLTGFVTQVSAILVAGAIALVISLLTERMRRWEFAARRALQAASKEKTRLIEHLRQTTAELEMLNYEMEDLLYVSSHDLRAPLINVQGFANEISTGLSDLGAYSSDAPEAVGIRTEIQESLRFIRSAVSRMEALIAGLLKVSRIASRTDPTEEVRLQHVVQTIIDSFRYQLEQHRITVNVGHLATVRGDPDRLNQVFSNLVDNAIKYMGESARREIEIGMRNGNGAPPVFFVKDTGPGIPAESQEIVFRLFRRLANGVPGEGLGLTMVRKIIEKHGGRIWIESTPGEGTAFCFTLGSRVRARRGDDAEWEAPGHASPTAAPPSSVLTPIPEPASQCSPTQRPRGRSAPVEQHASNRRRQ encoded by the coding sequence ATGGTAACCGCGAGCATTCTCGCCATCGTGCTCATCCCGGGCTTCGGTGTCGCCGATTATTTCATGTACCGGCCCCATTTCGCCATCCTGTTCGGCACCCGCTTGGTGTCCCTGGCTATGAGCGGTGCGATTCTCGGCTTGCTCCAGGGTCGCTTCGGAAGGCGGCATCCAGGTTGGCTCGGCATGGCGTTGGGCGTTGAGGCCGGACTCGCGATTGCGGTTATTCCAGTCTACCTCACCGGCGTCGACACGTCGCACTACGTCGGCATGGCGCTGCTGATCCTATCCGTCGCGGCGATGCTCCCATGGGAGCCTCTCCAGCTCACGCTTCTTGCGATCCTGCTTGCGGCCATGTTTGTAACCGGCGCACTGCTCAATGGCGTGATTCCAAGCCTCACAGGATTCGTGACTCAGGTCTCGGCCATCCTGGTCGCGGGGGCGATCGCGCTGGTCATCAGCCTGCTGACTGAACGCATGCGCCGCTGGGAATTTGCAGCCCGCCGAGCCTTACAAGCGGCCTCCAAGGAGAAAACACGCCTCATTGAGCATCTACGGCAGACGACCGCCGAACTCGAGATGCTCAATTACGAAATGGAGGATCTTCTGTACGTCTCCTCTCACGACTTGCGCGCCCCGTTGATCAATGTGCAGGGGTTCGCCAACGAAATAAGCACGGGGCTGTCGGACTTGGGTGCCTATAGCAGCGATGCCCCTGAAGCGGTGGGTATTCGTACAGAGATTCAGGAATCGCTGCGCTTCATCCGGAGCGCCGTGAGCCGGATGGAGGCCCTCATCGCTGGCCTCCTGAAGGTGTCACGGATCGCCAGCCGCACCGACCCCACCGAAGAGGTGCGGCTACAGCATGTCGTCCAAACGATTATCGACTCGTTCCGCTACCAGCTCGAACAGCACCGCATAACTGTCAACGTTGGTCACTTGGCCACGGTGCGAGGCGATCCGGACCGGCTCAATCAAGTCTTTAGCAACCTCGTGGACAATGCGATCAAGTACATGGGGGAGAGTGCGCGCCGCGAGATCGAGATCGGGATGCGCAATGGGAATGGCGCCCCACCCGTCTTTTTCGTCAAGGATACGGGACCCGGAATTCCGGCCGAGAGCCAGGAGATCGTCTTTCGCTTGTTCCGTCGATTGGCGAATGGCGTACCTGGAGAGGGACTCGGGCTCACAATGGTCCGAAAGATCATCGAGAAGCACGGCGGCCGGATCTGGATCGAGTCGACTCCCGGAGAGGGAACCGCCTTCTGTTTCACGCTCGGCAGCCGAGTCCGGGCGCGACGCGGCGACGACGCAGAATGGGAAGCGCCTGGACACGCTAGCCCGACTGCCGCACCGCCGAGCTCGGTCCTCACACCGATACCCGAGCCCGCATCACAATGCTCTCCGACGCAGCGCCCTCGCGGGCGCTCCGCACCGGTAGAACAACACGCAAGCAATCGCCGGCGTCAGTGA
- a CDS encoding L-2-amino-thiazoline-4-carboxylic acid hydrolase, producing the protein ANRLVINALREWSRDVYRRAGESMAGSPKEKWAVLTAEAAPRIGSDIDMQMLKGEPEAMEFNVMGCRYADFFRQLGEPELGAVLLCEIDDHVVEVAGPEVELTRTQTIMKGASYCDFRYQMKSGDGPKSGTV; encoded by the coding sequence GCGCGAACCGTCTGGTCATCAACGCTTTGCGTGAGTGGTCCCGAGATGTGTATCGCCGCGCCGGTGAGTCGATGGCGGGCAGCCCCAAGGAGAAATGGGCGGTGCTCACCGCGGAAGCGGCTCCGAGAATCGGAAGCGACATCGATATGCAGATGCTCAAGGGTGAGCCCGAGGCGATGGAGTTCAACGTCATGGGCTGCCGCTACGCCGACTTCTTTCGGCAGCTCGGAGAGCCTGAGCTGGGCGCAGTGCTGCTCTGCGAGATCGACGACCATGTGGTCGAGGTCGCTGGCCCAGAGGTCGAGCTGACGCGCACGCAGACGATCATGAAGGGCGCCAGCTACTGCGACTTCCGCTATCAGATGAAAAGTGGCGATGGTCCAAAGTCCGGTACCGTCTGA